The following are from one region of the Nicotiana tomentosiformis chromosome 7, ASM39032v3, whole genome shotgun sequence genome:
- the LOC104112847 gene encoding uncharacterized protein: MVLQTQLGLNKHQSYAHEQNCYSDSSHGGSMQLTRPSGYSTMPYGQSTHNHMMMGHGGQHHGGHYGGHGHGHGGHYGSQGPHMPHDSTNFSSNTSMVHSDGGYGSGMQQSAHMSSATGMGSPNYHGHGYGGSHPSQYSQSQKFNWALKDLEE; the protein is encoded by the coding sequence ATggttctccaaactcaacttgGGTTGAACAAGCACCAATCCTACGCTCACGAGCAAAACTGCTATTCCGACAGTAGCCATGGCGGCTCTATGCAACTGACAAGGCCTTCGGGCTATTCCACCATGCCATATGGTCAGTCCACTCACAATCACATGATGATGGGTCACGGTGGCCAACACCATGGCGGACACTATGGCGGTCATGGCCATGGCCATGGCGGACATTATGGGAGTCAGGGGCCGCATATGCCCCATGACTCCACCAACTTTTCAAGCAACACCAGTATGGTCCATAGTGATGGTGGCTATGGCAGTGGAATGCAACAATCTGCCCATATGTCCTCAGCCACGGGCATGGGGTCACCGAATTATCACGGTCATGGTTATGGTGGCAGCCACCCTAGTCAGTACAGCCAGAGCCAGAAGTTCAACTGGGCTCTTAAGGATTTGGAGGAATAA